In Carya illinoinensis cultivar Pawnee chromosome 7, C.illinoinensisPawnee_v1, whole genome shotgun sequence, the following are encoded in one genomic region:
- the LOC122315328 gene encoding subtilisin-like protease SBT1.5: MGGIWPFMFTLLLSASVVPCKTDVPNARTFIVRVQNDLKPSRFSNVKAWYKSTLTTLGSTHDSAQTQDTGHDILHVYSAVFHGFSARLSPQQAEKLTDLPEILAVFPDRLIPIQTTRTPQFLGLKDEDTGASTNEIIRESDSGSHVIIGMIDSGVWPERPSFNDKDLGAIPSHWRGKCIGGEKFPKTLCNRKLIGARYFADGYFAHHGDEMGEIKELVKSARDSVGHGTHTASTAAGRHVNNASFLGFADGVAIGVAPKARISVYKVCGIKGCVTSDVLAGIDAAVEDGVDIISFSLGGEPIPYHEDVVAIASFGAIEKGIIFSASAGNAGPNSMSVTNAAPWITTVGASTIDRKFPAELVLEDGRIITGLSLFKSRVPPEAKYVPLIYAGNASTLEQIGIGSEYCYPNTLDPNMVRGKIVVCDRGDVVSGAEASVVVQEAGGVGVVVANVEKLGQGTIADAYVYPGLAISEPDRTIVLKYIESSPNPRATLRFNGTTLVGVKPAPTIAFFSSRGPNSISPHVLKPDVVAPGVNILAAWPDGISPTELPSDLRRPPFNIISGTSMSCPHVSGVVALLKGAHPDWSPAMIKSALMTTAYTYDHDGKALLDEKDFNASHAFEMGAGHVDPEKAVDPGLVYDLTVDDYLDFLCASDYSSDDIKVITKRSVSCNGTQKHTLWDLNYPAILVFFNESAPSKSEIVVKRVVTHVSNGASTYRVNISNPKDVIVTVDHKKMVFMHKDQKNNYTVRIRAKNVGLPRGGKAMSEFGHLTWTDGKHQVTSPIVVTWPPKKHA, translated from the coding sequence ATGGGTGGTATTTGGCCTTTTATGTTCACTCTGCTGCTCTCAGCATCCGTTGTTCCTTGCAAAACAGATGTTCCAAACGCTAGAACTTTCATTGTCCGTGTCCAAAACGACCTTAAACCCTCACGCTTCTCCAATGTCAAAGCCTGGTACAAATCTACCCTTACAACCCTCGGTTCTACTCATGATTCTGCCCAAACACAAGATACTGGCCATGACATTCTCCACGTGTACAGTGCCGTCTTTCATGGCTTCTCAGCAAGACTCTCTCCTCAACAAGCTGAGAAGCTCACGGACCTCCCGGAAATACTCGCCGTGTTCCCGGACCGGCTTATCCCAATCCAAACTACACGTACACCTCAGTTCTTGGGCCTAAAGGACGAGGATACCGGTGCCAGCACAAATGAAATTATCAGGGAGTCCGATTCGGGTTCCCATGTCATCATCGGGATGATCGACAGTGGTGTCTGGCCCGAACGTCCGAGCTTTAACGACAAAGACCTGGGGGCCATACCTTCTCACTGGAGAGGTAAATGCATTGGTGGTGAGAAATTCCCCAAGACGCTTTGTAACAGAAAGTTGATTGGCGCACGATACTTCGCTGACGGATACTTTGCCCACCACGGcgacgaaatgggagagatcAAAGAGCTCGTCAAGTCTGCCAGAGACAGTGTCGGGCATGGAACACATACTGCATCCACTGCTGCTGGACGACATGTCAATAACGCATCCTTTCTCGGTTTCGCTGATGGGGTGGCAATCGGTGTTGCGCCGAAAGCAAGAATCTCCGTATACAAGGTCTGTGGTATTAAAGGGTGTGTAACTTCAGATGTTCTCGCCGGCATCGACGCTGCCGTAGAAGACGGTGTTGACATTATATCATTCTCCTTAGGCGGGGAACCCATTCCGTACCATGAAGACGTAGTTGCGATTGCATCTTTCGGGGCAATAGAGAAAGGAATTATCTTCTCAGCTTCCGCTGGCAATGCAGGTCCCAACTCTATGAGCGTGACGAACGCGGCACCTTGGATCACCACGGTCGGTGCGAGCACCATTGATAGAAAATTCCCTGCCGAATTAGTGCTCGAAGATGGTCGCATCATTACCGGATTGTCGCTCTTCAAAAGTCGAGTGCCGCCGGAGGCGAAGTATGTGCCGTTGATTTACGCGGGCAATGCGTCCACATTGGAGCAAATCGGAATCGGTAGTGAATATTGCTATCCCAATACGTTAGATCCGAATATGGTACGTGGCAAAATCGTGGTGTGTGATCGTGGGGATGTGGTGTCAGGTGCCGAAGCATCAGTGGTGGTGCAAGAGGCTGGTGGGGTCGGTGTTGTCGTAGCCAACGTGGAGAAATTAGGACAGGGTACAATTGCAGATGCATATGTCTATCCTGGTCTCGCAATCAGTGAACCAGACCGCACTATTGTGTTGAAATACATCGAGTCGTCTCCAAACCCACGCGCCACTCTGCGTTTCAATGGGACCACACTGGTGGGAGTGAAACCAGCACCTACAATTGCATTCTTCTCTTCCCGTGGGCCCAACTCAATATCTCCCCACGTGTTAAAACCCGATGTCGTTGCTCCAGGTGTCAACATACTAGCAGCATGGCCAGATGGCATATCGCCTACTGAATTACCCTCTGATTTGAGGCGTCCCCCATTTAACATAATCTCCGGCACCTCCATGTCTTGCCCACACGTGTCAGGCGTGGTTGCTTTGTTGAAAGGGGCCCATCCCGATTGGTCCCCGGCAATGATCAAATCAGCGTTGATGACCACGGCTTACACGTACGATCACGATGGCAAAGCTTTGCTGGATGAGAAAGATTTCAACGCGTCCCATGCGTTTGAAATGGGTGCTGGACACGTGGATCCAGAGAAAGCTGTTGATCCAGGCTTGGTCTATGATCTTACGGTGGATGATTATTTGGATTTTCTTTGTGCTTCGGATTACAGTAGTGATGACATTAAGGTAATCACGAAGAGATCAGTGAGTTGCAATGGGACCCAGAAACATACCTTGTGGGACCTGAATTATCCGGcaatattagtttttttcaaTGAATCAGCACCATCCAAATCGGAGATTGTGGTTAAAAGAGTAGTTACACATGTTAGCAATGGTGCATCCACGTACCGCGTTAACATCTCCAATCCAAAAGACGTCATCGTTACGGTTGATCATAAGAAGATGGTGTTCATGCACAAGGATCAAAAGAATAACTATACGGTGCGGATTCGGGCCAAGAATGTGGGATTGCCACGTGGTGGGAAGGCCATGAGCGAGTTTGGTCATCTGACGTGGACAGATGGGAAGCACCAAGTCACTTCACCCATTGTGGTGACATGGCCGCCCAAAAAACATGCATGA
- the LOC122315168 gene encoding poly [ADP-ribose] polymerase 2 isoform X1, whose product MANQLKVEELRTQLAQRCLSTTGTKPTLVRRLEAALRKEKKQQATGTDGDVSANKKRQRDSENGDSSVPRKIKAIEKLRGMGIRQLRELAALRGVSETGSKKEILERLCDDSDDQDLLEIPQAKSSQEENESKNEKIVTVTKKGAAVLDQWLPDHIKAHYHVLQLGDEIYDAMLNQTNVGDNNNKFYVIQVLESDSGGAFMVYYRWGRVGVKGQDKLQGPYTSRDLAIREFGQKFFAKTKNQWSDRKDFIFHPKCYTWLEMEYTKDKESDVKENLDSSIGTQPRETQLEPRIARFISLVCNVSMMKQQMMEIGYNADKLPLGKLSKSTILKGYDVLKRIADVIGKSNRKKLEELSGEFYTVIPHDFGFRKMREFVIDSPQKLKHKLEMVEALAEIEVATKLLKDDTGIEDDPLYSHYQRLHCELTPIGIDSEEFHMIAKYMQNTHAKSHSNYDVDIVQIFKVSREGEPERFKEFSSTKNRMLLWHGSRLTNWTGILSQGLRIAPPEAPVTGYMFGKGVYFADMFSKSANYCYATHAAKPGVLLLCEVALGDMAELLNAKYDADKLPEGKLSTKGVGGTAPDLSEAHALEDGVVVPLGKPKEQLGHQGALLYNEYIVYNVDQIRMRYVIQVNFNFK is encoded by the exons ATGGCAAACCAGCTCAAAGTTGAGGAGCTCCGGACCCAACTCGCCCAGCGTTGTCTCAGCACCACCGGAACCAAGCCCACCCTG GTTCGAAGACTCGAAGCCGCTCTCCGCAAAGAAAAGAAGCAACAAGCGACGGGCACAGACGGTGATGTCTCGGCCAATAAGAAGAGGCAGAGGGACTCTGAAAATGGGGATTCAAGTGTGCCCCGAAAAATCAAAGCCATCGAGAAGcttcgaggtatgggcattcgGCAATTGCGAGAACTAGCTGCTCTTCGTGGCGTTTCCGAAACTGGATCCAAGAAAGAGATTCTAGAAAGGCTATGTGACGACTCAGACGACCAGGACTTGCTGGAAATTCCTCAAG CTAAATCTAgtcaagaagaaaatgaaagcaaGAATGAGAAGATTGTAACCGTGACCAAAAAAGGTGCTGCAGTGCTGGATCAATGGCTTCCGGATCACATAAAGGCTCACTACCATGTTTTGCAACTG GGTGATGAAATATATGATGCCATGTTGAACCAGACAAATGTCGGGGATAACAATAACAAATTTTATGTGATTCAAGTTCTTG AATCTGATAGTGGTGGTGCATTCATGGTTTACTATAGGTGGGGAAGAGTGGGTGTAAAGGGTCAAGACAAGTTACAGGGTCCTTACACCTCACGAGACCTTGCAATTAGGGAGTTTGGACAGAAATTCTTTGCCAAGACCAAGAACCAATGGTCTGATAGAAAAGATTTCATTTTCCACCCAAAGTGCTATACTTGGTTGGAAATGGAATATACCAAGGACAAAGAATCAGAT GTCAAAGAAAATCTTGACTCCTCTATAGGAACTCAACCTCGGGAAACACAACTTGAGCCACGTATTGCAAGATTTATATCCCTTGTCTGCAATGTCAGCATGATGAAGCAGCAAATGATGGAAATAG GATACAATGCTGATAAACTGCCACTAGGCAAGCTAAGCAAATCAACAATTTTGAAG GGCTATGATGTTCTGAAGAGGATTGCTGATGTGATCGGCAAGTCTAATAGGAAAAAACTTGAGGAACTAAGTGG AGAATTCTACACTGTTATCCCCCACGACTTTGGATTTAGAAAAATGA GGGAATTTGTAATTGACTCTCCTCAGAAATTGAAACACAAGTTGGAAATG GTTGAAGCCCTAGCTGAAATTGAGGTTGCGACAAAGTTGTTGAAGGATGATACTGGGATAGAG GATGACCCGTTGTATTCTCACTACCAACGCCTTCATTGTGAACTTACACCAATTGGCATTGACTCTGAGGAATTCCATATG ATTGCAAAATATATGCAGAACACTCATGCAAAATCACATTCAAATTATGATGTGGATATTGTTCAGATATTCAAGGTATCAAGAGAGGGTGAACCTGAACGCTTCAAGGAG TTTTCCAGTACGAAAAATAGAATGCTCTTATGGCATGGCTCTCGGCTGACGAACTGGACTGGCATTTTATCCCAAG GTTTGCGCATAGCTCCTCCTGAAGCGCCTGTAACAGGTTACATGTTTGGGAAGGGGGTTTACTTTGCTGATATGTTCTCCAAAAGTGCGAATTATTGCTACGCTACCCATGCTGCTAAGCCTGGTGTGCTGCTTTTGTGTGAG GTGGCACTTGGTGACATGGCTGAGCTTCTAAATGCAAAATATGATGCTGATAAGTTGCCAGAGGGGAAGTTAAG CACAAAAGGTGTAGGAGGTACTGCACCAGATCTATCAGAAGCTCATGCACTTGAGGACGGTGTTGTTGTTCCCCTAGGAAAGCCAAAGGAGCAACTGGGTCATCAG GGTGCTTTATTGTACAATGAGTACATCGTTTACAATGTGGATCAGATTAGGATGCGTTATGTCATTCAAGTGAATTTCAATTTCAAGTGA
- the LOC122315168 gene encoding poly [ADP-ribose] polymerase 2 isoform X2 has product MANQLKVEELRTQLAQRCLSTTGTKPTLVRRLEAALRKEKKQQATGTDGDVSANKKRQRDSENGDSSVPRKIKAIEKLRGMGIRQLRELAALRGVSETGSKKEILERLCDDSDDQDLLEIPQAKSSQEENESKNEKIVTVTKKGAAVLDQWLPDHIKAHYHVLQLGDEIYDAMLNQTNVGDNNNKFYVIQVLESDSGGAFMVYYRWGRVGVKGQDKLQGPYTSRDLAIREFGQKFFAKTKNQWSDRKDFIFHPKCYTWLEMEYTKDKESDVKENLDSSIGTQPRETQLEPRIARFISLVCNVSMMKQQMMEIGYNADKLPLGKLSKSTILKGYDVLKRIADVIGKSNRKKLEELSGEFYTVIPHDFGFRKMREFVIDSPQKLKHKLEMVEALAEIEVATKLLKDDTGIEDDPLYSHYQRLHCELTPIGIDSEEFHMIFKVSREGEPERFKEFSSTKNRMLLWHGSRLTNWTGILSQGLRIAPPEAPVTGYMFGKGVYFADMFSKSANYCYATHAAKPGVLLLCEVALGDMAELLNAKYDADKLPEGKLSTKGVGGTAPDLSEAHALEDGVVVPLGKPKEQLGHQGALLYNEYIVYNVDQIRMRYVIQVNFNFK; this is encoded by the exons ATGGCAAACCAGCTCAAAGTTGAGGAGCTCCGGACCCAACTCGCCCAGCGTTGTCTCAGCACCACCGGAACCAAGCCCACCCTG GTTCGAAGACTCGAAGCCGCTCTCCGCAAAGAAAAGAAGCAACAAGCGACGGGCACAGACGGTGATGTCTCGGCCAATAAGAAGAGGCAGAGGGACTCTGAAAATGGGGATTCAAGTGTGCCCCGAAAAATCAAAGCCATCGAGAAGcttcgaggtatgggcattcgGCAATTGCGAGAACTAGCTGCTCTTCGTGGCGTTTCCGAAACTGGATCCAAGAAAGAGATTCTAGAAAGGCTATGTGACGACTCAGACGACCAGGACTTGCTGGAAATTCCTCAAG CTAAATCTAgtcaagaagaaaatgaaagcaaGAATGAGAAGATTGTAACCGTGACCAAAAAAGGTGCTGCAGTGCTGGATCAATGGCTTCCGGATCACATAAAGGCTCACTACCATGTTTTGCAACTG GGTGATGAAATATATGATGCCATGTTGAACCAGACAAATGTCGGGGATAACAATAACAAATTTTATGTGATTCAAGTTCTTG AATCTGATAGTGGTGGTGCATTCATGGTTTACTATAGGTGGGGAAGAGTGGGTGTAAAGGGTCAAGACAAGTTACAGGGTCCTTACACCTCACGAGACCTTGCAATTAGGGAGTTTGGACAGAAATTCTTTGCCAAGACCAAGAACCAATGGTCTGATAGAAAAGATTTCATTTTCCACCCAAAGTGCTATACTTGGTTGGAAATGGAATATACCAAGGACAAAGAATCAGAT GTCAAAGAAAATCTTGACTCCTCTATAGGAACTCAACCTCGGGAAACACAACTTGAGCCACGTATTGCAAGATTTATATCCCTTGTCTGCAATGTCAGCATGATGAAGCAGCAAATGATGGAAATAG GATACAATGCTGATAAACTGCCACTAGGCAAGCTAAGCAAATCAACAATTTTGAAG GGCTATGATGTTCTGAAGAGGATTGCTGATGTGATCGGCAAGTCTAATAGGAAAAAACTTGAGGAACTAAGTGG AGAATTCTACACTGTTATCCCCCACGACTTTGGATTTAGAAAAATGA GGGAATTTGTAATTGACTCTCCTCAGAAATTGAAACACAAGTTGGAAATG GTTGAAGCCCTAGCTGAAATTGAGGTTGCGACAAAGTTGTTGAAGGATGATACTGGGATAGAG GATGACCCGTTGTATTCTCACTACCAACGCCTTCATTGTGAACTTACACCAATTGGCATTGACTCTGAGGAATTCCATATG ATATTCAAGGTATCAAGAGAGGGTGAACCTGAACGCTTCAAGGAG TTTTCCAGTACGAAAAATAGAATGCTCTTATGGCATGGCTCTCGGCTGACGAACTGGACTGGCATTTTATCCCAAG GTTTGCGCATAGCTCCTCCTGAAGCGCCTGTAACAGGTTACATGTTTGGGAAGGGGGTTTACTTTGCTGATATGTTCTCCAAAAGTGCGAATTATTGCTACGCTACCCATGCTGCTAAGCCTGGTGTGCTGCTTTTGTGTGAG GTGGCACTTGGTGACATGGCTGAGCTTCTAAATGCAAAATATGATGCTGATAAGTTGCCAGAGGGGAAGTTAAG CACAAAAGGTGTAGGAGGTACTGCACCAGATCTATCAGAAGCTCATGCACTTGAGGACGGTGTTGTTGTTCCCCTAGGAAAGCCAAAGGAGCAACTGGGTCATCAG GGTGCTTTATTGTACAATGAGTACATCGTTTACAATGTGGATCAGATTAGGATGCGTTATGTCATTCAAGTGAATTTCAATTTCAAGTGA